In Fluviicola taffensis DSM 16823, the following are encoded in one genomic region:
- a CDS encoding fibronectin type III domain-containing protein, with product MLRFIVFITGLICISNFAVSQNNNAFPVVSHLTKDSAFIKWIPKDIQMFNVVLENGARVTISAENNRNDFENGFKIDLEPVVKKWEKWDLSNEKLDRIHEIQFGIQSALAHDKTAQDYAFTIASLEASLSFEMNLLSDLMIAIPRPKSTGSFAVKVEIKGYEPVIQIIENKTSKIGEVPKLIGKVDRKKIATISWNADSVVTEYLGFQIERKIDNGKFEKILTSPFVNFKTNAEKPDRLASYRDEKLEQGKTYTYKIYGINYFGFKGKYSNEVKIYLPKLVNATVNIDTVESKGYEREISVSLMKEIDSLPLLVNRLVLMRSDSLLINYNVVEQRMIKPNETKILFKTTSLLPSGDRNYFKVFAFSPDNDTAYSTPYYYFTLDQEPPKAVSNLKGLIDSLGHVTLSWTKPKDNDLQGYRVYRANLKTEEFVEKTTSLKLETIYLDTLNLNTLNNDIYYFVVSVDQNYNNSPNSDTILVIKPDTIPPSEPFIISLRKVDVKIDMEWQNSTSKDVEKSYLLRKTDLQTDTILSWKKDEYSHFIDSTFAFSKDINYSILSVDQSKNQTSSKSRSLFIEPGFRPALQQVKAVADRSNKNIVISWLKPQTEVFQYFIYRKKGDGNFHLIETISNASLSNCNFQDKTVSISNDYEYLIQYQSQDGFRSLKHEPVKVRY from the coding sequence ATGTTACGATTTATAGTATTTATAACAGGTTTAATCTGCATCAGCAATTTTGCAGTCTCACAAAATAACAATGCGTTTCCAGTAGTTAGTCATCTCACAAAAGACTCTGCTTTCATTAAATGGATTCCAAAAGATATTCAGATGTTTAATGTTGTTTTGGAAAACGGTGCTCGTGTTACCATTTCAGCTGAAAATAATCGGAATGATTTTGAAAATGGATTCAAAATAGATTTGGAACCAGTTGTAAAAAAATGGGAGAAATGGGATTTATCGAATGAAAAGCTAGACCGAATACATGAGATTCAATTTGGAATTCAATCTGCATTAGCTCATGATAAAACAGCTCAAGATTATGCTTTTACAATTGCTAGTTTAGAAGCTTCTCTTTCTTTTGAAATGAATCTTTTATCGGATTTGATGATTGCTATTCCTCGCCCGAAAAGTACGGGATCATTTGCAGTTAAAGTAGAAATCAAAGGCTATGAACCCGTTATTCAAATCATTGAAAATAAAACATCTAAAATTGGGGAGGTTCCAAAACTTATTGGAAAAGTTGACAGAAAAAAAATTGCAACTATTTCATGGAATGCAGATTCGGTAGTCACAGAATACTTAGGCTTTCAAATTGAACGAAAAATAGATAATGGGAAGTTTGAAAAGATTCTCACCTCTCCCTTTGTAAACTTCAAGACAAACGCCGAAAAGCCAGATCGCCTAGCAAGTTACCGTGATGAAAAACTAGAACAAGGAAAAACCTATACCTATAAAATTTATGGAATCAATTATTTTGGATTCAAAGGCAAATATAGTAATGAAGTAAAAATCTATTTACCAAAGCTTGTCAATGCAACCGTGAATATTGATACCGTTGAATCAAAAGGTTATGAGCGCGAAATATCCGTTAGTTTAATGAAAGAAATTGATTCCTTACCCCTTTTGGTGAATCGACTTGTATTGATGCGATCAGATAGTCTATTAATTAATTACAATGTTGTTGAACAACGTATGATTAAACCAAACGAAACCAAAATCCTATTCAAAACAACCTCATTACTTCCTTCAGGAGACCGCAACTATTTCAAAGTATTTGCTTTTTCACCAGATAATGATACCGCTTATTCAACCCCCTATTACTATTTTACGCTCGATCAAGAGCCACCAAAGGCCGTTTCCAATTTAAAGGGTCTTATAGATTCACTAGGGCATGTTACATTGTCTTGGACCAAACCAAAAGACAATGATCTACAAGGATACCGGGTTTATCGCGCCAATTTAAAAACCGAAGAATTTGTAGAAAAAACAACTTCTCTCAAATTGGAGACTATTTATCTAGATACCCTTAACTTAAACACTTTGAACAATGATATTTATTATTTTGTAGTATCCGTTGATCAAAACTATAACAACAGTCCTAATTCAGACACCATTTTGGTGATTAAACCGGATACCATTCCCCCTTCAGAGCCATTCATTATATCGCTTCGAAAAGTGGATGTTAAAATTGATATGGAATGGCAAAATTCCACATCAAAAGATGTTGAAAAATCCTATTTATTAAGAAAAACTGATTTACAAACAGATACTATCCTTTCTTGGAAAAAAGATGAATACAGCCACTTTATAGATTCAACCTTTGCCTTTTCAAAAGACATCAATTATTCCATCCTATCGGTTGATCAGTCCAAAAATCAGACGAGCTCCAAATCCAGAAGTTTATTTATTGAACCAGGTTTCAGACCAGCTCTTCAACAAGTAAAGGCAGTAGCAGATAGAAGTAATAAAAACATAGTTATTTCTTGGCTAAAACCACAAACAGAAGTGTTTCAATACTTTATTTACCGTAAAAAGGGAGATGGCAATTTTCACTTAATTGAAACTATTTCTAATGCTTCATTATCCAATTGCAATTTCCAAGACAAAACGGTTTCCATTAGTAATGATTACGAATACCTGATTCAATATCAATCTCAAGATGGATTTAGAAGCTTAAAACACGAACCCGTAAAAGTGAGGTATTGA
- a CDS encoding DNA/RNA non-specific endonuclease — protein MRTFLLIISFLFHLSGSAQSEHQKISTDTSLNLNSRMVSKAKTIRKLEIPHTNFSELVIVHTGFSLLYNETHEQASWVAYQLTKEETTKRFERTDKFLPDPKVSTETANNADYASSGYDRGHLAPAADMGWSEITVTESFYYSNMSPQEPSFNRGIWKKTEELVRNWAIENNSLYVVTGPVLTDSLKTIGENKVSVPNYYYKVILDYSEPSVKGIGFIMANAASKENPSYFAVSIDSVETITGIDFYPSLPDDQEIIIEKTLCIDCWSWSFQKKEGVAKEEPITTTKTASKKQVDRAIAVQCSGKTKAKKRCKHMTKSANGKCSQHGGD, from the coding sequence ATGAGAACTTTTCTTCTAATTATAAGCTTCCTTTTTCACCTAAGTGGAAGTGCACAATCTGAGCACCAAAAAATTTCAACCGATACCTCTTTGAATTTAAACTCACGGATGGTTTCTAAGGCAAAGACAATTCGAAAACTAGAAATTCCACATACCAATTTTTCTGAATTGGTAATTGTACATACTGGATTTTCTTTGTTGTATAATGAAACACACGAGCAAGCTTCTTGGGTGGCTTACCAATTAACGAAAGAAGAAACCACTAAGCGATTTGAGAGAACGGATAAATTTCTTCCCGACCCCAAAGTAAGTACTGAAACAGCTAATAATGCAGATTATGCAAGCTCAGGTTACGACAGAGGACATTTAGCTCCAGCTGCCGATATGGGTTGGTCGGAAATAACGGTCACCGAAAGTTTTTACTACAGCAACATGAGTCCGCAGGAACCAAGTTTCAACCGTGGAATCTGGAAAAAGACAGAAGAATTGGTTCGAAATTGGGCAATTGAAAACAATTCGCTATATGTTGTAACTGGTCCCGTTTTAACAGACAGCCTGAAAACAATCGGAGAAAACAAGGTTTCTGTTCCCAACTACTATTACAAAGTAATCCTCGATTATTCGGAACCTTCTGTAAAAGGAATTGGCTTTATTATGGCTAATGCGGCATCAAAAGAAAATCCGAGTTATTTCGCTGTTTCAATTGATAGTGTTGAAACGATTACAGGAATTGATTTTTATCCATCATTACCCGATGATCAGGAAATAATCATCGAAAAAACGCTTTGTATCGATTGCTGGAGTTGGAGTTTTCAGAAAAAAGAGGGCGTGGCTAAAGAAGAACCAATTACTACTACTAAAACAGCATCTAAAAAACAAGTTGACAGAGCAATAGCTGTTCAATGTTCTGGAAAAACAAAGGCAAAAAAGAGATGTAAACACATGACTAAAAGTGCGAATGGGAAGTGTTCACAGCATGGAGGGGATTGA
- a CDS encoding toxin-antitoxin system YwqK family antitoxin — protein MRTVLTILFFVGLYQSSWACCAIDDRTLTEMLFQGNPGTIFTCKVLTFSTPLTYPDHIISSSSDGSIDGTATVEIVTVYFGKVDTNVVTLRAGNYMTIGNTYLIYTDGSGRIFSFGGICDKWSKQITDKPTTNNELLILKQFSDIFKNKTGGQFTFTNSKNIVIAKGQFRKGIAIKTWQHFYDNGIIKTEFDLTKNITSQFASNGFIKSKNTINKNVGIYEQYSDKVSGQLSYKFIEIEMEKEMIMECSEYFNNGKLKNIASFVYINNKSTSTGKKGDYKEFYENGNLKLQGQYQTDKRVGLWKWYHENGEFNREFDYKDGTDEQ, from the coding sequence ATGAGGACAGTACTTACCATATTATTTTTCGTTGGACTTTACCAAAGTTCTTGGGCTTGCTGTGCCATTGACGACCGGACTTTGACTGAAATGCTGTTTCAAGGAAATCCAGGCACAATATTCACCTGTAAGGTTTTAACATTTTCTACACCACTTACTTATCCTGACCACATCATCTCATCAAGTTCTGATGGCAGTATTGACGGTACTGCAACTGTTGAAATAGTTACTGTGTATTTTGGCAAGGTTGACACCAATGTTGTAACACTTCGTGCAGGTAATTACATGACAATTGGGAATACTTATCTCATTTATACTGACGGTAGCGGACGGATTTTTAGTTTTGGTGGTATCTGTGACAAATGGTCGAAACAAATCACAGACAAGCCGACAACTAATAACGAACTATTAATTTTAAAGCAGTTTTCAGACATTTTTAAAAACAAAACTGGAGGACAGTTCACATTTACTAATTCTAAAAATATTGTTATTGCTAAAGGGCAATTTAGAAAAGGCATTGCAATAAAAACTTGGCAACATTTTTACGATAACGGAATTATCAAAACTGAGTTTGACTTGACTAAAAACATAACTTCTCAGTTCGCTTCAAACGGATTTATCAAGTCAAAAAATACAATCAATAAAAACGTAGGTATTTACGAGCAATATTCTGACAAAGTAAGTGGACAATTATCTTATAAATTCATTGAAATAGAAATGGAAAAAGAAATGATAATGGAATGTTCTGAATATTTTAACAACGGAAAACTTAAAAATATTGCAAGTTTCGTTTACATAAACAACAAAAGCACTTCAACTGGCAAGAAGGGCGACTACAAAGAATTTTACGAAAACGGCAACCTTAAATTGCAAGGACAATATCAAACTGACAAGCGGGTTGGACTATGGAAATGGTATCATGAAAATGGAGAGTTTAACAGAGAATTTGACTACAAAGATGGAACTGACGAACAATAA
- a CDS encoding putative sugar nucleotidyl transferase: MNIILHDNDLHLRFAPLTLTRPVGDLRVGILTNKERWEKWIPEATVSFQTEKYISKKFPRIDGKADVEVNAAIIPTEAIAAAVVHLEDNQVLVSENTWIARRGNATEKIKWTEQHPLELTQRWDLFQKNDEILVADYFLLTGGRETQYISTSNTVIGDPSLIFLEVGASVEGSFLNTTSGPIYIAKDAEIMEGSMIRGPFSLGEHAVVKMGSKIYGATTIGPFCKVGGEISNCVFQSYSNKGHDGFLGNSMVGEWCNFGADSNTSNLKNNYSMIRSWSFEEGAEVETGLQFMGVCMGDHSKCAINTMFNTASVVGVSCNIFGGNFPKKFIPSFSWGAVDGTELFELKKAKEAANAMMNRRGLELTEGDVYIFDYLAKIGG; this comes from the coding sequence ATGAATATCATTCTTCACGATAACGATTTACACCTGCGTTTTGCGCCATTAACCCTTACTCGGCCAGTTGGTGATTTAAGAGTAGGAATTCTGACGAATAAAGAACGGTGGGAAAAATGGATTCCAGAAGCTACTGTTTCGTTTCAAACTGAAAAGTATATTTCGAAAAAATTTCCGCGTATAGATGGGAAAGCAGATGTGGAAGTTAATGCCGCTATTATTCCAACAGAAGCTATTGCAGCTGCAGTAGTACATTTGGAAGATAATCAAGTATTGGTTTCTGAAAATACATGGATTGCTCGTAGAGGAAATGCGACTGAAAAGATTAAATGGACAGAACAGCATCCTTTGGAATTAACCCAGCGTTGGGATTTGTTTCAAAAGAACGATGAAATTTTGGTGGCCGATTACTTTTTACTCACCGGAGGAAGAGAAACACAATACATATCAACGTCAAATACCGTTATTGGTGATCCATCTTTGATTTTTCTGGAAGTAGGGGCATCGGTAGAAGGATCGTTTTTAAACACTACATCGGGTCCAATTTACATTGCCAAAGATGCCGAAATTATGGAAGGATCTATGATTCGCGGACCATTCTCTTTAGGTGAGCACGCAGTAGTGAAAATGGGTTCTAAAATATATGGAGCAACAACCATTGGTCCATTTTGTAAGGTGGGTGGTGAAATTTCCAATTGTGTGTTCCAATCTTATTCAAACAAAGGCCATGATGGTTTCTTGGGGAATTCGATGGTAGGAGAATGGTGTAATTTTGGAGCAGATTCCAATACATCCAATTTGAAAAACAATTATTCCATGATTCGCTCATGGTCTTTCGAAGAAGGAGCAGAAGTGGAAACAGGTTTGCAATTTATGGGTGTTTGTATGGGGGATCACAGCAAATGTGCCATCAATACGATGTTCAATACCGCTTCCGTAGTTGGAGTTTCTTGTAATATTTTCGGCGGTAATTTCCCCAAAAAGTTCATCCCCTCTTTTTCCTGGGGAGCAGTTGACGGAACCGAATTATTCGAATTGAAAAAAGCGAAAGAAGCTGCCAATGCGATGATGAATAGACGTGGCTTGGAGCTTACAGAAGGGGATGTATATATCTTTGATTACTTGGCAAAGATTGGGGGGTAA
- a CDS encoding HAD family hydrolase — translation MISKPKAFLFDLNGTMINDMGFHLEVWNKILNEDLNAGLVIDQVKQQMYGKNHELLDRVFGKGVLSEEDIEFYSQRKEELYQELYAPHLALIPGLGTFFETASKSNISMTIGSAANRFNINFVVDNLNIRSFFQAIVSAEDVLESKPNPEVFLKAANLLGFDPELCIVFEDVPKGAEAALNAGMKVVIVTTTHSPEEFAQYSNVLFFIKDYNDPRLTKLFS, via the coding sequence ATGATCTCAAAACCAAAAGCATTTCTATTCGACCTGAATGGAACCATGATTAATGACATGGGATTCCATTTGGAAGTGTGGAACAAAATCTTGAACGAAGACCTAAATGCGGGTTTAGTTATAGATCAAGTAAAGCAGCAAATGTATGGGAAGAATCATGAATTGCTCGACCGTGTTTTTGGAAAGGGAGTATTGAGTGAAGAAGACATTGAATTTTATTCTCAGCGAAAAGAGGAGTTGTATCAGGAATTGTATGCTCCGCACTTAGCACTAATCCCTGGATTAGGAACTTTTTTTGAAACGGCAAGTAAGTCCAATATTTCCATGACCATTGGATCAGCGGCTAATCGTTTCAATATCAATTTCGTGGTGGATAATTTGAATATTCGTTCCTTTTTTCAGGCGATTGTAAGTGCAGAAGATGTACTTGAAAGCAAACCCAATCCGGAAGTGTTTTTGAAGGCAGCAAATCTGTTAGGATTTGATCCTGAATTGTGTATCGTATTTGAAGACGTACCCAAAGGAGCAGAAGCAGCTTTGAATGCAGGAATGAAAGTTGTTATCGTTACAACAACCCATTCTCCCGAAGAATTTGCCCAATACTCGAATGTTTTGTTCTTCATCAAAGACTACAATGATCCGCGGCTTACCAAGTTATTTTCATAA
- a CDS encoding sodium:solute symporter has protein sequence MNNTLSPWVIAIVLIAYFAILMLISFLTSKNATSDSFFTGNKQSPWYLVAFGMIGASLSGVTFISVPGKVASEGMAYFQIVLGYVIGYIVIAQVLMPLYYRLNVTSIYQYLATRFGVVSYKTGASFFILSRTLGSATRLYLATEVLHLFLFGDLGVPYWLTALTTVALIWIYTFKGGIKTIVYTDTFQTVFLISAVIICTIIISSALGVNWSGLYHKITESKTTGGYSMSRIFFFDDPNSPLYFYKQFFGGMFLAIAMTGLDQDLMQKNLTCKSIGEAKKNMYSFTTVLVVTNFLFLLLGGALYVYANHYQIDLPVKTDHTFPTLALNNFGKVAGIFFLLGITASSYASADSALAALTTGFCIDFLHFERRNESQKQQYKLMVHIGFSILFLLIILATKYYVDAHPKTDLIGLILTIAGYTYGPLLGLFTFGIVLKRKLHEKLVPIVCVLIPVICFIISKYSQAWTGGVLQPDGKYLGGYIFGNELLILNGLLTFIGLWIISKKGSNTVSHVQTVQV, from the coding sequence ATGAACAATACGCTATCTCCTTGGGTAATCGCAATCGTTTTGATTGCCTATTTTGCAATACTGATGTTAATTTCGTTTCTCACATCTAAAAATGCAACTTCTGATTCGTTTTTTACAGGAAATAAGCAAAGTCCGTGGTACTTAGTTGCTTTTGGAATGATTGGAGCTTCACTTTCAGGGGTCACATTTATTTCAGTTCCTGGAAAAGTTGCGAGTGAAGGAATGGCGTATTTCCAAATTGTATTGGGGTATGTTATCGGATATATTGTCATTGCCCAAGTATTGATGCCGCTGTATTATCGATTAAATGTAACTTCAATCTACCAATATTTGGCAACACGCTTTGGTGTTGTAAGTTATAAAACAGGAGCAAGTTTCTTCATTTTGTCTCGTACTTTGGGCTCAGCAACACGTTTGTATTTGGCTACCGAAGTTCTACACTTGTTTTTGTTTGGCGATTTAGGAGTTCCTTATTGGCTTACTGCATTGACAACTGTTGCTCTTATCTGGATTTATACTTTCAAAGGCGGAATCAAAACCATCGTTTACACAGATACTTTTCAAACAGTTTTTTTGATTAGCGCAGTAATTATTTGTACGATCATCATTTCCAGTGCTTTGGGAGTTAATTGGAGTGGCTTGTATCACAAAATCACTGAGTCAAAAACAACTGGAGGTTACTCCATGTCGCGTATATTTTTCTTCGACGATCCAAATTCTCCACTCTATTTCTACAAGCAATTTTTTGGAGGAATGTTTTTGGCCATTGCAATGACTGGACTAGACCAAGATTTGATGCAGAAAAACTTGACGTGTAAATCCATAGGTGAGGCAAAAAAAAACATGTATTCATTTACAACCGTTTTAGTAGTTACTAATTTCTTATTCTTGCTTTTAGGTGGCGCCTTGTATGTTTATGCCAATCATTATCAGATAGATTTACCAGTAAAAACAGATCATACTTTTCCTACTTTAGCTCTAAACAACTTTGGAAAAGTTGCTGGAATTTTCTTTTTGCTCGGAATTACGGCTTCATCTTATGCTTCTGCTGATAGTGCATTGGCGGCATTGACGACAGGATTTTGCATCGATTTCTTGCACTTTGAACGGCGAAATGAGTCTCAAAAACAACAATACAAGTTGATGGTACACATTGGCTTTTCAATTTTGTTCTTACTGATTATTTTAGCAACGAAATATTATGTGGATGCCCATCCAAAAACAGATTTAATTGGATTAATCTTGACCATTGCGGGTTATACATATGGACCATTATTAGGCTTATTTACCTTTGGTATTGTTCTCAAACGGAAATTGCATGAAAAATTAGTTCCGATAGTCTGTGTATTAATACCAGTTATCTGTTTCATTATCAGTAAATACTCTCAGGCCTGGACAGGAGGTGTTTTGCAACCCGATGGAAAATACTTGGGTGGATACATTTTTGGAAATGAATTGTTGATTCTCAACGGATTATTGACCTTCATAGGACTGTGGATTATTTCGAAAAAAGGTTCAAATACTGTTTCACATGTTCAAACCGTTCAAGTTTAA
- the tig gene encoding trigger factor, with product MNVTRQEVNAETALLTVQVSPADYQGKVAASLDKYRKQAKIPGFRPGKVPMGLIQKQYGKGVLAEEMNKLVSDALYAYVQENKLEILGNPIPKDGTEVKGDFEKPEDFEFVYEIGYSPAIDLKLTNKSKYDYVQVKIDDKLIDQQLDDLRRRYGKMTSTDEVADTDMILAQFVELNEDGSIKEGGIMHSSTTSMEFVEDKKAKKSLVGKKIGDKVTISATEITRGDSDKAAMLGVKPEELANHSDSYQMTINDIKRMELAELNQELFDKLFGEGAVSSEKELRERIATDLKNMFANDSDRLLTREVYRDLVDNTPINLPDTFLKRWIQLSNEQPITIEQIESDYDSYAKDLKWQLIQGHIFKANDIKLDNSEVIEFTKGLIANQFAQYGIPAPEDAELTKQAAGALQNREEANRIYDMLAETKLTQYFKNTVKLNSKEISYDEFVEMAAK from the coding sequence ATGAACGTAACACGTCAAGAAGTTAATGCAGAAACAGCATTATTAACGGTGCAAGTTTCACCAGCAGACTACCAAGGTAAAGTAGCTGCTTCTTTAGATAAATATCGCAAACAAGCGAAAATTCCAGGATTCCGTCCAGGAAAAGTTCCTATGGGCTTGATTCAAAAGCAATATGGAAAAGGCGTTTTGGCAGAAGAGATGAACAAATTGGTTTCGGATGCTTTGTACGCTTACGTTCAAGAAAATAAATTAGAAATCCTTGGAAATCCAATCCCGAAAGACGGAACGGAAGTGAAAGGAGATTTTGAAAAGCCAGAAGATTTTGAATTCGTTTATGAAATCGGTTATTCGCCTGCAATTGATTTGAAATTGACCAATAAAAGCAAATACGATTACGTACAAGTGAAAATCGATGATAAATTAATCGACCAACAATTGGATGATTTGCGTCGCCGTTATGGGAAAATGACTTCTACCGATGAGGTGGCGGATACAGATATGATTTTAGCTCAATTTGTGGAGTTGAATGAAGATGGATCAATCAAAGAAGGTGGAATTATGCATTCTTCGACAACTTCTATGGAGTTTGTAGAAGATAAGAAAGCGAAAAAATCATTGGTTGGTAAGAAAATCGGAGATAAAGTAACTATTTCTGCTACAGAAATTACGCGTGGTGATAGCGATAAAGCTGCAATGCTTGGAGTGAAGCCAGAAGAGTTGGCAAACCATTCAGATTCATACCAAATGACAATCAATGACATCAAACGTATGGAGTTGGCTGAATTGAACCAAGAATTGTTTGATAAATTGTTTGGTGAAGGAGCTGTTTCTTCTGAAAAAGAATTGCGTGAGCGCATTGCAACTGATTTGAAAAATATGTTTGCAAATGATTCAGATCGTTTATTGACGCGTGAAGTGTACCGTGATTTGGTTGATAACACGCCAATTAATCTTCCAGATACATTCTTGAAACGTTGGATTCAGTTGTCGAATGAGCAACCTATCACTATTGAGCAAATCGAATCTGATTATGATAGCTACGCGAAAGATTTGAAATGGCAATTGATTCAAGGGCACATTTTCAAAGCAAACGATATCAAGTTGGATAACTCTGAAGTAATCGAATTTACAAAAGGATTAATCGCTAATCAGTTTGCACAATACGGAATTCCTGCACCAGAAGATGCAGAATTGACGAAACAAGCGGCTGGTGCTTTGCAAAATCGCGAAGAAGCAAATCGTATTTACGACATGCTAGCTGAAACAAAATTGACACAATACTTCAAGAATACTGTGAAATTGAACTCGAAAGAGATTTCTTACGATGAGTTCGTTGAAATGGCAGCGAAGTAA
- a CDS encoding alkaline phosphatase family protein, whose product MKVLSVLLLLCLGLISNQSFSQKNAPKVVVGIVVDQMCYDYLYRFYPQFGKDGFKRLMDKGTHFRNVTYNYVPTFTGPGHASIYTGTTPSNHGIVANEWFYRPFGREVNCVEDTTVSTVGSASSYGKCSPYFLRSNTITDQLKLTYPSSKVIGVSIKDRSAILPAGHLSDGSYWYDYATGNFITSTFYKKQLPQWVNRFNELLLVSKYVNQPWNLLKDSACYTYIQQDNSPYEGLVGGKTSPVFPYDFSKATPADQLSLFTIMPAANTFLTDFAIQALSNEQLGKHATTDFLTISYSTPDIAGHTFGPYSLEMEDMYFRLDQELARLFQTLDKQIGKGEYVVFLTADHAVVPVPQFLKDHQLPGGYLFLKDKIDALRTACVATFGKDYLNTIENDNVYLTNEILGSELEPQVISFFKTEISKWTEVKRVYTKGELETQTTENWQQMVASGYDKERSGELIFILQPGYLPKSSDTPGSHKGTSHGSAFNYDTHVPVLFYGKDILPQDVFTPYEIVDITATLVHILEVQRPNTTIGKPMLELFKTR is encoded by the coding sequence ATGAAAGTTTTATCGGTGTTATTATTACTTTGTTTAGGATTAATCTCCAACCAATCCTTCTCCCAAAAAAATGCGCCCAAAGTGGTCGTTGGAATTGTAGTGGATCAAATGTGTTATGATTATTTGTACCGTTTTTATCCCCAATTTGGAAAAGATGGTTTCAAGCGCCTGATGGACAAAGGAACTCACTTTAGAAATGTAACTTATAATTATGTCCCAACCTTTACGGGGCCTGGCCATGCATCTATTTATACTGGAACAACACCGAGTAATCACGGGATTGTAGCCAATGAGTGGTTCTATCGACCTTTCGGAAGAGAAGTCAATTGCGTGGAAGATACAACAGTTTCCACAGTTGGCTCAGCAAGTTCTTATGGAAAATGCTCCCCTTATTTTTTGCGCTCAAATACGATTACGGATCAGCTGAAGTTGACTTATCCAAGCTCCAAAGTCATTGGTGTTTCTATCAAGGATCGAAGTGCTATTTTGCCTGCAGGACACTTATCTGATGGGTCTTATTGGTACGATTATGCAACAGGTAATTTCATTACATCCACTTTTTATAAGAAACAATTGCCACAATGGGTGAATCGGTTCAATGAGCTTCTATTAGTATCGAAATATGTCAATCAACCTTGGAATTTGCTAAAAGATTCAGCATGTTACACCTATATTCAACAAGATAACTCTCCGTATGAAGGATTAGTAGGAGGGAAGACAAGTCCTGTTTTTCCGTATGATTTTAGTAAAGCTACTCCAGCCGATCAACTGAGTTTATTTACGATTATGCCGGCTGCAAATACCTTTCTGACAGATTTTGCTATTCAAGCACTTTCCAATGAGCAATTGGGTAAACATGCTACAACAGATTTTTTAACCATTAGTTATTCTACTCCAGATATTGCTGGTCACACTTTTGGACCTTATTCCTTGGAAATGGAAGATATGTATTTTCGTTTGGATCAGGAGTTAGCTCGTTTGTTTCAAACATTAGACAAGCAAATCGGAAAAGGAGAATATGTAGTTTTTTTAACGGCTGATCATGCAGTTGTTCCCGTACCACAATTTTTGAAAGATCATCAGCTTCCAGGAGGGTATTTGTTTTTGAAAGATAAGATTGATGCTTTGCGTACAGCTTGTGTAGCGACATTTGGAAAAGATTACCTGAATACCATCGAAAATGACAATGTTTATTTGACAAATGAGATATTAGGCTCAGAATTAGAACCTCAAGTTATTTCCTTCTTCAAAACTGAAATTTCTAAGTGGACAGAAGTAAAACGAGTTTATACGAAGGGAGAATTAGAAACACAAACAACAGAAAACTGGCAGCAAATGGTAGCTTCTGGTTACGATAAAGAACGAAGTGGTGAGTTGATTTTTATTCTTCAACCAGGTTATTTGCCTAAAAGCTCAGATACTCCAGGATCCCACAAAGGAACAAGTCATGGCTCTGCATTTAATTACGATACGCATGTACCTGTGTTGTTTTACGGGAAAGATATTCTTCCACAAGATGTTTTCACACCGTATGAAATTGTAGATATAACTGCTACATTGGTTCATATATTAGAGGTTCAAAGACCCAATACAACAATCGGAAAACCAATGTTGGAATTATTTAAAACAAGGTAA